In Candidatus Binatus sp., the sequence AAGTTGAAATTCGCCGTCGGCATTCGCCGCGGCGGCTATGGCGGTAGTATCGAACAACGCCATCGGCATTACCTCCATTGATCGGATCGATCTCGCGGATCGATCTCGTGCTCTGAGTAATCCTTTTGACCTCTCAAGAAAAGGTCTGCTAACGCTTGCTCATGGCAGATCCCGACTTCAGTCAATTCCGGCTTGTCACCAAAGGGCACTCGTTCGAAGACTTTACCGAGGGCCAGGTGTTTACTCATCATTGGGGGCGCACGATTAATGCCGGCGACAATTCGCTGTTCACCACCGCGACGCTTTCGTACTGCCCGCTCTATTACAACGTCGAGTATGCACGCGCGCACGGCCATCCCGACGTAGTGGTGAATCCGATGCTCGTCGTTTGCACCGTGGTCGGTATGTCGGTCGAGGATCTCAGCGAAGCGGGCGGCCCGTTTCTCGGCATCAACGGACTCAAGTTTCATCGCGCGGTCTATCCCGGCGATACCCTGAGCGCGCGCAGCACCGTCGTGTCGAAGCGCGAATCGGCCAGCCGCGGCAACTTCGGAATCGTGACGTGGCGCACCGAGGCAAGTAATCAGCGCGACGAAATCGTGGTCTCATACGAACGCACCAACCTGGTCGCCAAGCGCCGAGGAGCACCATTGTGAGCTACATGACCGATGAGCGGCGAATGATTCAGCAGGCCGCGCGCGACTTCGCGATGAACGAGGTCCTGCCGATTGCGAACAAGCTCGATCCGGAGCAGGGCGACATCCCGATGGAGCTGCGCGACCAGCTCGCGCAGATGGGATATTTCGGCGTCGTCATCCCCGAGGAATACGGCGGTCTCGGGCTCGGCGCGTTCGAGTACGTCTTGATCACCGAAGAACTGGCGCGAGCGTGGATGAGCGTCGCGAGCATCATCGCACGCGGCAATGGACTCGGCGGCGGATTCTCGCCGGCGCAACGGCGCGAGTATCTCCCACGAATGGCGCGCGGAGAATTTCTGGGCGCGGCGGCGCTATCTGAACCCGACGCCGGTTCCGATCTCGCGAACGTATCGTGTAAGGCGACCCGCGACGGCGACGGCTGGGTCCTCAATGGCACCAAGACCTGGTGTACCTTCGCCGACGGCGCGGATTTTATTTCGGTGCTCGCGCGCACCAAGCAGCCATCGGATCCGCGCAAGCGCCACGAAGGTATCAGCCAATTTTTGGTGCTGAAGGAGCGCGGCAAGTTTCCGCCCGGGCTTACCGGTTCGTCGATTCGCAAGATTGGTTACTTCGGCTGGAAGACGTGGGAGCTGCACTTCGACAATTTGCATGTGCCTGCCGACGGATTGCTCGGCCGCGAACGCGAAGGCGGTGGGGAGGGGAGCGCTTTCAAAGGCACTGTGAGCGGACTCGAAGTTGCGCGCGTCCATACCGCGGCGCGCGCGATCGGGCTTGCCCGCGGCGGTTTCGAAGACGCGCTTGCCTATGCGCAACACCGCACCGCCTTCGGCCAGCCGATCGGCGAATTCCAGGCGATTCGATTCAAGCTCGCCGACATGGCGACCGAGATCGAAGCGGCGCGGCAGCTTACCTACTTTGTCGCGACCGAGGTCGATAGCAAACGCCGATGTGACAAGGAAGCTTCGATGGCGAAGCTGTTCGCCTCCGAGATGGCCGAGCGCGTCACCAGCGAGGCGCTGCAGATTCATGGCGGCTACGGCTACACCAAAGATTTTCCGCTCGAGCGCTACTGGCGCGACGCTCGCCTGACGAAAATTTTCGAAGGCACTTCGGAGATTCAAAAGCGAATCATCTCCGATCGATTGCTGCCGAGGACCAAACGATGAGCGACGCCACTTCGACCCTAACCGGCGCAGGAAATTATTTCGAAGATTTCGAAGTCGGCGCGAAGATGCGTCACGCGCGCGGCACCACGATCGGCGAAATCGAAAACCAGATGCTCACCAAACTCGTGCTCAACACCGCCGACGGCCACTACAACGAGCATCGCATGCGCGGCACGCAATTCGGCCAGCGCCTCGTGTTCGGGCTGGTGACGGGCTCGGTCTGTATCGGCCTCACGATGCAGGACACTGGCGAAAACGCGCTCGCCGAACTCGAACTCACCGGCATCCGCTTTACCTCGCCAGTCTTTCACGGCGATACGCTCTACGCCTACACCGAGGTGCTCGAGAAGCGCAATTCCGATCGCGACGATGCGGGCGTCGTGCGCTTCAAGCATTGGGGCATCAAGCAGGACGGCAAGATCGTTTTCGAGGGCGAGCGCACCGTCCTGATCAAGCGACGCAGCCATTGGGGCAATCGATGAATGCGCGCACGGGTCCGCTCTCAGATGTGCGGATCCTCGATCTCACGCAAGCGCTGGCCGGTCCATTCTGCACGATGCTGCTCGCTGACCTCGGCGCCGACGTGATCAAGGTCGAGCCGCCGGGCGGCGACATGTCGCGCACGATGGGACCGCATCCTAACGATCGCGCCGGCACCGACTACGGTGGCTACTTCGCAAGCGTCAATCGCAACAAACGGAGCGTCGTGCTCGATATCAAGACAGACGGTGGCCGCGAGGCGATTTTCAAACTCGCGGCGACCGCCGACGCCGTCGTCGAGAACGCGAAAACCGGCGTGATGGATCGCGCCGGCATCGGCTACGATCGATTGCGCAAAATTAAACCGTCGCTGGTGTACGCCGCGATTCGCGGCTTCGGCGATCCGCGAACCGGCCGCAGCCCTTATGCGGATTGGCCGGCCTACGATATCGTCGCACAGAGCATGGGCGGCCTGGTGAGTATCACGGGTCCCGCCGGCAGCGATGGATTTCGCGCGGGACCCGGCGTCGGCGATATCTATCCGGGGACGCTCGCGGCGCTGGGCGTCGTGTCTGCGATTCATGCGGCGCGACGCACGGGCCATGGCCAGTTCCTCGACGTTGCGATGTACGATGCGATTCTCACGCTGTGCGAGAATATTGTTTACACCTATTCGCGCGCCGGCGTCGTTCGAGGTCCGCAGGGCAATGGCACGCCGGTCCTGTGTCCCTTCGACGTCTTTCGATCGCGCGACGGGGCGGTTGCGATCGCGGCGCCGGGTGAGAATCACTGGGCGATTTTGTGCAACGCGATTGGCCGTCCCGAGCTGATCGCCGACGATCGATGCCGCAATAATCCGAAGCGCGTCGCCAACGCAGAATTTGTTCGCGAGGCAGTGTCGGCATGGACGACCGCGCATACGACGCAGGAAATCGTTGCCGCGATCGGTGGCAGGGTGCCGGTCGGGCCGGTGAATACTGCTAAAGACATTTTCGCCGATCCGCATCCGCGGGCGCGCGGGATGCTGATCGAAGTCGATCAGCCCGGCGACAATCCGCCGCTCACGATCGCGGGATGCCCGATCAAGTTCACCGAGACGCCGTCGGGAATCTACGCGCGGGCGCCGCTACTCGGCGAGCACACCGAACAGATTCTCGCCGAAGCCGGAATCACGGACGCATCAAAGGAGAAATCATGACGCTTCGACTTAGACGATCAGAGCTTTCGACGCCGGCCTCGAGTCCCAAGATGATGGAAAAGGCGATGACCAGCGCCGCCGACATGGTGTTCCTCGATCTCGAAGACGCGGTTGCGCCAGCGCAGAAAGAAGCGGCGCGCAAGAACGCGGTGCAGGCTCTGCGCGAACTCGATTGGGGCAAGAAAATTCGCGCGGTCCGCGTCAATGGCGCCGACACGCATTGGGCGCACGACGACGTGATTGAGGTGGTCGAGGGTGCCGGTGAATTTCTCGACATCATAATCGTGCCGAAGCCCAAAGCGCCGCGCGATATCTGGTTCTTCGACACGCTGCTCACGCAGCTCGAGACCAAGCTCAAACTGAAAAAGCAGATCGGTCTCGAGGCGTTGATCGAGGAGAGCGCGGCGCTCGCTCGCGTCGAGGAGATCGCCGCGTGCTGCCCGCGCCTCGAAGCGCTGATTCTCGGCTTCGGCGATCTCTCCGCAAGCCAGGGGATGCGCTTTGGCGTCGCGACCGATCCCGCGAATCGATATCCCGGCGACATCTGGCATCACGCGCGCGTCCGGATGATCACGGCCTGCCGCGCCAACGGCCTCGACGCGATCGATGGACCGTTCGGCAATTACAAGGACCCCGAAGGCTATCGCCGCGACGCGACCTGGGCGGCGACGCTCGGCGCGGTCGGCAAATGGGCGATTCATCCGAGCCAGATCGAACTTGCGAACGACGTGTTCGCGCCGACGGCGCATGAAATCGAAAACGCAAGGAAGATGTCCGACGCGTATCAGACCGCGATCAAGGAAGGCGCAGGCGCGGCGGGTTCCGGCGGGATGCTGGTCGATGCGGTCGCGGTGCGAATCTTCGAGAACGTCCTCGAACGCGCCCGCCTTACCGGCCGCGCCTGATCGCGCCTCCCGGATCGGCGGAGGCGGTGCTCAGCTCAGCGACGGGTGCGACGCCGCCGAAAGACGTCGAGAGACGAAAAGTAGGTATTGACGTTTGTATAGGCATCCGCCTATGCGTCGCGGACGAGATTCGCAAATATGAGGAAGAAATTGCCCGCGCTCAAAAGCGATGAGGAGGCGGAGAAGCTTCTCGAAAAAGATCTGTCCGACTACATCAACGCGGAGAATCTCGAACCGTTTCCGTTCGAATTTAAGCCCAAGCAGAAGTCGGTGAACTTGCGACTTTCGGGCGAATTACTGAGCGCCGTTCGTGCCGCGGCCAAGCGCCGAGGAATCCCTTACCAACGCTTCATCCGCCAGGCACTGGAACTCGCACTCAGGCGGCATGACAAGCGCTAACTGCAAATCGCCTCGGAAAATAGCGATCCAGCTCGGTCACTAGGGTTCGATCGACGCCGCAAGCTCGGCCTCCCGAGCGCAATTTCGATCGATCACTCGCGGAGTGGGGCGGCTGAACGGGCGCGGTCGAGCGCCGACTCGATTTCGGCGACGATCGTATCCTCGTCGCGCGACGTGTCGAGCTTGATGCGAATCGCCGACGCCATTTCGTTGAGCGGCTCGAACTCGCCACGCTGCTTCCTGTAAATCTCGAAGGTCGCATCCGAAACTTCGTCTTGTTTCAGGGAACGACGATCCAGGCGCAGGCGCACTTCACCTTCGTCGGCGACGCATTCGACGAACAGGATCGGTCGTCCGAAGCGCTCGGCGATCGCGATTGTCCTCCGGCGTTCCGCGACGGTTTTGAAAGTCGCATCCACGATCACGCCACGTCCCGCGTCGAGAATTTTCCCGGCCTCGGCGATCATCTCGTCATAAGTCCGGCGCGTGAATTCCGCCGAATAGATCCCGCTCCCGTAGCCGGCGCCGGCGCGTTCGTATTCGCCAGCTCCCGCGAGACGCTTTCTCACCCGGTCCGAATTAATCGTTTCGAATCCGCTGAGATGCCGAATCAGGCGCGCCACGGTGGATTTGCCCGTCCCCGACAGTCCGCAGGTGACGATCACTGCCGGCGATGCGATTCGCGCGTACCGGCAAGCCAGCGCGTAGTATTCGCGCGCGGCGTGTCGCGAGCGTTCGCGCTCCTTCGTTTGAACTTCCGCTTCGAGGCTGCGCAGGCTTTCGACTTTGCC encodes:
- a CDS encoding MaoC family dehydratase, which encodes MADPDFSQFRLVTKGHSFEDFTEGQVFTHHWGRTINAGDNSLFTTATLSYCPLYYNVEYARAHGHPDVVVNPMLVVCTVVGMSVEDLSEAGGPFLGINGLKFHRAVYPGDTLSARSTVVSKRESASRGNFGIVTWRTEASNQRDEIVVSYERTNLVAKRRGAPL
- a CDS encoding acyl-CoA dehydrogenase family protein — encoded protein: MTDERRMIQQAARDFAMNEVLPIANKLDPEQGDIPMELRDQLAQMGYFGVVIPEEYGGLGLGAFEYVLITEELARAWMSVASIIARGNGLGGGFSPAQRREYLPRMARGEFLGAAALSEPDAGSDLANVSCKATRDGDGWVLNGTKTWCTFADGADFISVLARTKQPSDPRKRHEGISQFLVLKERGKFPPGLTGSSIRKIGYFGWKTWELHFDNLHVPADGLLGREREGGGEGSAFKGTVSGLEVARVHTAARAIGLARGGFEDALAYAQHRTAFGQPIGEFQAIRFKLADMATEIEAARQLTYFVATEVDSKRRCDKEASMAKLFASEMAERVTSEALQIHGGYGYTKDFPLERYWRDARLTKIFEGTSEIQKRIISDRLLPRTKR
- a CDS encoding MaoC family dehydratase, which translates into the protein MSDATSTLTGAGNYFEDFEVGAKMRHARGTTIGEIENQMLTKLVLNTADGHYNEHRMRGTQFGQRLVFGLVTGSVCIGLTMQDTGENALAELELTGIRFTSPVFHGDTLYAYTEVLEKRNSDRDDAGVVRFKHWGIKQDGKIVFEGERTVLIKRRSHWGNR
- a CDS encoding CaiB/BaiF CoA-transferase family protein; this encodes MNARTGPLSDVRILDLTQALAGPFCTMLLADLGADVIKVEPPGGDMSRTMGPHPNDRAGTDYGGYFASVNRNKRSVVLDIKTDGGREAIFKLAATADAVVENAKTGVMDRAGIGYDRLRKIKPSLVYAAIRGFGDPRTGRSPYADWPAYDIVAQSMGGLVSITGPAGSDGFRAGPGVGDIYPGTLAALGVVSAIHAARRTGHGQFLDVAMYDAILTLCENIVYTYSRAGVVRGPQGNGTPVLCPFDVFRSRDGAVAIAAPGENHWAILCNAIGRPELIADDRCRNNPKRVANAEFVREAVSAWTTAHTTQEIVAAIGGRVPVGPVNTAKDIFADPHPRARGMLIEVDQPGDNPPLTIAGCPIKFTETPSGIYARAPLLGEHTEQILAEAGITDASKEKS
- a CDS encoding CoA ester lyase: MTLRLRRSELSTPASSPKMMEKAMTSAADMVFLDLEDAVAPAQKEAARKNAVQALRELDWGKKIRAVRVNGADTHWAHDDVIEVVEGAGEFLDIIIVPKPKAPRDIWFFDTLLTQLETKLKLKKQIGLEALIEESAALARVEEIAACCPRLEALILGFGDLSASQGMRFGVATDPANRYPGDIWHHARVRMITACRANGLDAIDGPFGNYKDPEGYRRDATWAATLGAVGKWAIHPSQIELANDVFAPTAHEIENARKMSDAYQTAIKEGAGAAGSGGMLVDAVAVRIFENVLERARLTGRA
- a CDS encoding CopG family antitoxin, translating into MPALKSDEEAEKLLEKDLSDYINAENLEPFPFEFKPKQKSVNLRLSGELLSAVRAAAKRRGIPYQRFIRQALELALRRHDKR